A window of the Cicer arietinum cultivar CDC Frontier isolate Library 1 chromosome 6, Cicar.CDCFrontier_v2.0, whole genome shotgun sequence genome harbors these coding sequences:
- the LOC101506764 gene encoding WUSCHEL-related homeobox 5-like: MEESMSGFCIRNGSVRGSSGTKCGRWNPTSEQVKVLTELFSSGLRTPSTDQIQNISTQLSFYGKIESKNVFYWFQNHKARERQKRRRRKLSSYDDDDDDNNNNKDLLRHQNTISMNSSTQNFAQLYQVSEPKRVIETLQLFPLNSFGETESKNLRVHANECRDNMFSYTMGEHSPLDLCLSTFM; this comes from the exons ATGGAAGAGAGTATGTCAGGGTTTTGTATTAGAAATGGAAGTGTTCGTGGCAGTAGTGGAACAAAATGTGGACGTTGGAATCCAACTAGTGAACAAGTTAAGGTTCTGACTGAACTTTTCAGTTCAGGACTCCGTACACCAAGTACTGATCAGATTCAAAACATTTCTACTCAGCTTAGTTTTTATGGTAAGATTGAGAGCAAGAATGTCTTTTATTGGTTTCAAAATCATAAGGCTAGAGAAAGACAGAAGCGTCGTCGTCGCAAGCTTTCTTCTTatgacgacgacgatgatgataataataataataaggatCTGCTCCGTCACCAAAATACTATCTCCATGAATTCTTCCACACAAA aTTTTGCGCAGCTCTATCAGGTTTCAGAGCCGAAGAGAGTGATTGAGACACTTCAGCTCTTTCCTTTGAACTCATTTGGTGAAACAGAATCAAAGAATTTGAGGGTGCATGCAAATGAATGTAGGGATAATATGTTTTCATACACCATGGGAGAACATTCACCATTAGATCTTTGTTTGAGTACTTTTATGTAA
- the LOC101510939 gene encoding uncharacterized acetyltransferase At3g50280-like, with amino-acid sequence MEEPGSNASSAVTVLSKCTVFPDRKSTLGDLKLTISDLTMLCWHYIQKGVLFITPSLPSQTLIPHLITSLSKTLSIFPPLSGRLVTDSNGYIYITCNDAGADFIHATATHFTLTDLLSSPDIHQAFEQFFPFHRKLNYDAHFSPILAVQVTYLPDGVFIGVAVCHAVTDGSTLWNFFNTFADISRGVTPLSRIPDFRRESILNSKVAVQLPEGGIELAFNPDEPLRERIFSFSREAIQKLKSRVNHHRTSPENADVAELISKLSDDTQLKTVTRNGSEMEDVSSFQSLCAMMWQCVTRARKLDGSETTTFRMAANIRNRLEPKLGEYYFGNAIQSIATCCKVYEVLNNDLTWCAEQLNKSVREYDSVVVRRVVENWEREPKCFKLGSQDGALLLMGSSHRFPMYDNDFGWGRPLAVRSGGANKFDGKISVYPGRKGGGSIDLEVALAPETMALLVTDSEFMLYATSHVSQIWKGILLC; translated from the coding sequence ATGGAAGAGCCTGGTTCCAATGCTTCAAGTGCAGTCACCGTCCTTTCAAAATGCACAGTTTTCCCTGACAGAAAATCAACTCTTGGAGACCTCAAACTCACTATCTCAGATCTAACCATGCTCTGCTGGCATTACATCCAAAAAGGTGTTCTCTTCATAACTCCATCTCTCCCTTCTCAAACACTCATTCCCCACCTTATTACTTCTCTCTCTAAAACACTCTCTATCTTCCCACCCCTCTCGGGCCGTTTAGTAACCGACTCAAACGGTTACATTTACATCACTTGCAACGACGCTGGTGCTGATTTCATCCACGCCACCGCCACTCATTTCACACTCACCGACCTTTTGTCATCACCTGATATCCATCAAGCTTTCGAACAATTCTTCCCATTCCACCGTAAACTCAACTACGATGCTCATTTCTCACCTATCTTAGCCGTTCAAGTCACTTACCTTCCCGACGGAGTATTCATCGGCGTCGCTGTCTGCCACGCTGTCACCGACGGCTCCACCCTTTGGAACTTCTTCAATACCTTCGCTGATATTTCCCGGGGAGTCACGCCACTTTCGAGAATCCCGGACTTCCGCCGGGAATCAATCCTTAACTCCAAGGTTGCTGTCCAGTTACCGGAAGGTGGCATCGAGTTGGCGTTCAACCCTGACGAGCCATTGCGAGAGAGGATTTTCAGTTTCTCTCGCGAAGCAATTCAGAAACTGAAATCGAGAGTAAACCACCACCGTACTTCGCCGGAGAATGCTGACGTGGCAGAGCTAATATCAAAACTGAGCGACGACACTCAACTGAAAACAGTTACGAGAAACGGAAGCGAAATGGAAGATGTTTCGTCGTTTCAGTCGCTATGCGCGATGATGTGGCAATGTGTGACACGCGCTAGAAAACTTGATGGTTCTGAAACGACGACGTTTAGAATGGCTGCGAATATTCGTAACCGTTTGGAGCCGAAGTTAGGTGAGTACTACTTCGGGAACGCGATTCAGAGCATTGCCACGTGTTGCAAAGTTTATGAGGTGTTGAACAATGATCTTACGTGGTGTGCTGAGCAACTGAATAAAAGTGTCAGGGAGTACGATAGCGTTGTGGTGAGGCGTGTCGTAGAGAATTGGGAGCGTGAGCCGAAGTGTTTCAAGCTGGGGAGCCAAGATGGTGCGTTGCTGCTGATGGGTAGTTCGCATAGATTCCCTATGTATGACAATGATTTTGGTTGGGGAAGGCCGTTGGCGGTGAGGAGCGGTGGAGCTAACAAGTTTGATGGTAAGATATCGGTCTATCCGGGGAGGAAAGGAGGCGGCAGTATCGACTTAGAGGTGGCTTTGGCGCCTGAAACGATGGCGCTGCTTGTCACTGATTCTGAGTTCATGCTTTACGCCACTTCACACGTGTCACAAATTTGGAAGGGAATATTGTTGTGTTAA